One Setaria viridis chromosome 7, Setaria_viridis_v4.0, whole genome shotgun sequence genomic region harbors:
- the LOC117863094 gene encoding NAC domain-containing protein 104: MGGSSDLPPGFHFFPSDEELIVHFLRRKASMLPCQPDIVPTVLLNHYNPWELNDKALQAGNRWYFFSHATQSRVTPNGYWSSICADEIVESGGCNVGLKKTLIFSIGEPSEGIETNWIMHEYHLLDGRKGSGSSTSTSSSRKLHRNKSHSNTESNWVICRVFDSTCGSQVNYHEEGMELSCLDEVFLSLDDYDEVSLSNN; this comes from the exons ATGGGTGGATCTTCTGACCTTCCTCCAGGGTTTCACTTCTTCCCCTCAGATGAAGAGCTCATCGTCCATTTCCTCCGCCGCAAGGCCTCCATGCTTCCATGCCAGCCAGACATCGTCCCAACAGTACTTCTGAACCACTACAATCCATGGGAACTGAATG ACAAAGCACTTCAAGCAGGTAACCGGTGGTACTTCTTCAGTCATGCAACCCAAAGTAGGGTCACACCAAATGGGTATTGGAGCTCTATTTGTGCTGATGAGATAGTAGAAAGTGGTGGCTGTAACGTCGGCCTAAAGAAGACACTTATCTTCTCCATTGGAGAGCCCTCTGAGGGGATCGAAACCAACTGGATTATGCACGAGTATCACTTACTGGATGGAAGGAAGGGGAGTGGCAGTAGCACTTCAACCAGTTCAAGCAGGAAGTTGCACAGGAATAAAAGTCACTCAAACACG GAGTCTAACTGGGTGATATGCCGAGTGTTTGATTCAACCTGTGGATCGCAAGTGAACTACCACGAGGAGGGCATGGAGCTTTCATGCTTAGATGAGGTGTTCCTATCCCTTGACGACT